From the genome of Chionomys nivalis chromosome 19, mChiNiv1.1, whole genome shotgun sequence, one region includes:
- the Cchcr1 gene encoding coiled-coil alpha-helical rod protein 1 isoform X1: MWPHSSGARPWANALKGIDSEIMARWYLDGLPNIPTIPWRELWRPGSLRALSPPALSCRDRRPLRKGNVDAWRHDPEASDKTEMLPPSGFAGLVPPSHFQARPLPTLPRMAPTWASDIPLVQSRVGQGVVERRLDTQRPTVTMWEQDVCGDGQGTGRRGRSLELGVSSALSQQAELISWQLQDLRRLEEEVRSLRETSLQQKMRLEAQALELDALAVAEKAGQAEAEGLRAALAGAEMVRKNLEEGSQRELQEMQSLHQEQMSSLTQAHQKALASLTSKAEDLEKSLSSLEMKRAGETKQLAVAQKEVELLRSQLSKTQEELEAQVTLVESLRKYVGEQVPPEVQSQAWELERKELLDTVQRLREDRTDLQATVELLQVRVQSLMHMLALQEEELTRKIQPSDALEPEFPKKYRSLLRCWREKVFVLMVQLKAQDLEHRNSMKGLRDQVAELQEQVKSQSQEQAILRRALQDKAAELEVERMGTKTLQMELNQAQEARQRQEQLTASAEEQLKFLVRAMSSTQANLHSTMTRVNQAVARIPSLSNRLSYAVRKVHTIKGLMARKLSLAQLRLESYPPPPPPPSLDADLSLELEQLREERNRLDAELQLSAHLIQQEVGRAREQGEAERRQLNEVAQQLEQELRRAQESLATVGQQLEAARQGQQESTEEAASLRQELTQQQRIYGQALQEKVTEVETRLREQLSDTKRRLNEARREQAKAVISLRQIQHKAAREKERNQELRRLQDEARKEEGQRLARRVQELERDKNLMLATLKQEGLLSRYKQQRLLAVLPSGMNKKSAGCSSQLVGSPDPESPAAAPSGESVKGSLTVLLDNLQGLSEAISREEAICQEDVPSTTCCPSDPCCGEEQ, encoded by the exons ATGTGGCCTCATTCTTCTGGGGCCAGGCCTTGGGCTAACGCTTTGAAAGGAATTGACTCAGAAATCATGGCTCGTTGGTACCTAGATGGGCTTCCCAACATCCCTACCATTCCATGGCGAGAACTGTGGAGACCGGGCTCCCTACGGGCCCTCTCACCTCCAGCCCTGAGCTGCAGGGACCGTAGACCCTTGAGGAAG GGGAACGTAGATGCCTGGAGACACGATCCAGAGGCTTCAGATAAGACAGAGATGTTGCCACCTTCAG GTTTTGCTGGGCTGGTTCCTCCCTCTCACTTCCAAGCTCGGCCCCTTCCAACTCTGCCAAGAATGGCCCCGACCTGGGCTTCCGACATTCCCCTGGTCCAATCCAGGGTTGGCCAAGGTGTCGTCGAGAGGCGGTTAGACACTCAGAGGCCTACGGTGACCATGTGGGAACAGGATGTTTGTGGAGATGGACAGGGGACAGGGCGGAGAGGCAG GTCTCTGGAACTGGGGGTCTCCAGCGCCCTGAGCCAGCAGGCCGAGCTGATCTCCTGGCAGCTCCAGGACTTGCGGCGGCTGGAGGAGGAGGTCCGATCGCTACGGGAGACCTCGCTGCAGCAGAAGATGCGGTTGGAGGCGCAGGCTCTGGAGCTGGATGCTCTCGCCGTGGCAGAGAAGGCTGGCCAAGCTGAGGCTGAGGGCCTGCGTGCTGCCTTGGCCGGAGCCGAGATGGTCCGAAAGAACCTGGAGGAGGGGAGCCAGAGGGAGCTGCAGGAGATGCAGAGTCTGCAccaagagcag ATGTCCTCCCTGACCCAGGCTCACCAGAAGGCTCTTGCCAGTCTGACCAGCAAGGCTGAGGACTTGGAGAAGTCTCTGAGTAGCCTGGAAATGAAACGGGCAGGGGAGACCAAGCAGCTGGCTGTGGCCCAGAAGGAGGTGGAGCTGCTTCGGAGTCAACTGAG TAAGACCCAAGAAGAGCTGGAAGCTCAGGTGACCTTGGTCGAAAGTCTGAGGAAGTATGTTGGGGAACAGGTCCCTCCTGAGGTTCAGAGCCAGGCATGGGAGCTGGAACGGAAGGAGCTTCTAGACACCGTGCAG CGCCTGAGGGAGGACCGCACTGACCTCCAGGCCACCGTGGAGTTGCTACAGGTTCGGGTCCAGAGCCTCATGCACATGCTCGCCCTACAGGAAGAGGAGCTGACCAGGAAG ATCCAGCCTTCGGATGCCCTGGAGCCCGAGTTTCCTAAGAAGTACCGATCGCTGCTGCGCTGCTGGCGGGAGAAGGTGTTTGTCCTCATGGTACAGCTCAAGGCCCAGGACCTGGAACACAGGAACTCCATGAAGGGGCTGAGAGACCAG GTAGCAGAGCTGCAGGAACAAGTGAAGTCCCAGAGCCAGGAGCAGGCCATCTTGCGTCGCGCCCTACAAGACAAAGCCGCTGAGCTGGAGGTGGAGCGGATGGGCACCAAG ACCCTGCAGATGGAGCTGAATCAGGCTCAGGAggccagacagaggcaggagcagctgaCAGCCTCTGCTGAGGAGCAGCTGAAGTTCTTGGTCCGTGCCATGAGCAG CACTCAGGCCAACCTCCATAGCACCATGACCAGGGTGAATCAGGCTGTAGCCCGGATTCCCAGCCTCAGCAACCGACTCAGCTATGCTGTCCGTAAGGTCCATACCATTAAGG GTTTGATGGCTCGAAAACTGTCGCTTGCCCAGCTGCGCCTGGAAAG ctatcccccacccccacccccaccctcactgGATGCAGACCTGAGCCTTGAGTTGGAACAGCTACGGGAAGAACGAAATCGCTTGGATGCAGAGCTGCAGCTGAGTGCCCACCTCATCCAGCAAGAAGTGGGCCGGGCACGGGAGCAAG GGGAGGCAGAGCGCCGGCAGCTGAATGAGGTGGCCCagcagctggagcaggagctgcgGCGCGCCCAGGAGTCCCTGGCCACTGTGGGGCAGCAGCTGGAGGCAGCCCGGCAGGGCCAGCAGGAGAGCACAGAGGAAGCCGCCAGCCTccggcaggagctgacacagcaGCAGCGGATCTACGGGCAAG CCCTGCAAGAGAAGGTGACCGAGGTGGAAACGCGGCTGCGGGAGCAGCTCTCAGACACCAAGAGGAGACTGAACGAGGCTCGGAGGGAGCAGGCCAAGGCTG TGATTTCCTTGCGCCAGATCCAGCACAAAGCTGCTCGGGAGAAGGAGCGCAATCAGGAGCTCAGGCGCCTGCAGGATGAGGCCCGGAAGGAGGAAGGGCAGCGGCTGGCCCGGCGAGTGCAGGAGCTGGAGAGGGACAAGAACCTCATGCTG GCCACCTTGAAGCAGGAGGGTCTCCTCTCCCGTTACAAGCAGCAGCGCCTGTTAGCCGTGCTTCCCTCGGGAATGAATAAGAAGTCGGCGGGGTGCAGCTCCCAGCTTGTAGGGTCCCCAGATCCCGAGTCTCCAGCAGCTGCACCTTCCGGAGAATCTGTGAAAG GGTCCCTGACTGTCCTGCTCGACAACCTGCAAGGCCTGAGCGAGGCCATTTCCCGAGAGGAGGCTATTTGCCAAGAAGACGTCCCGAGCACCACGTGCTGCCCTTCAGACCCCTGCTGCGGGGAGGAGCAGTGA
- the Cchcr1 gene encoding coiled-coil alpha-helical rod protein 1 isoform X2, giving the protein MWPHSSGARPWANALKGIDSEIMARWYLDGLPNIPTIPWRELWRPGSLRALSPPALSCRDRRPLRKGNVDAWRHDPEASDKTEMLPPSGFAGLVPPSHFQARPLPTLPRMAPTWASDIPLVQSRVGQGVVERRLDTQRPTVTMWEQDVCGDGQGTGRRGRSLELGVSSALSQQAELISWQLQDLRRLEEEVRSLRETSLQQKMRLEAQALELDALAVAEKAGQAEAEGLRAALAGAEMVRKNLEEGSQRELQEMQSLHQEQMSSLTQAHQKALASLTSKAEDLEKSLSSLEMKRAGETKQLAVAQKEVELLRSQLSKTQEELEAQVTLVESLRKYVGEQVPPEVQSQAWELERKELLDTVQRLREDRTDLQATVELLQVRVQSLMHMLALQEEELTRKIQPSDALEPEFPKKYRSLLRCWREKVFVLMVQLKAQDLEHRNSMKGLRDQVAELQEQVKSQSQEQAILRRALQDKAAELEVERMGTKTLQMELNQAQEARQRQEQLTASAEEQLKFLVRAMSSTQANLHSTMTRVNQAVARIPSLSNRLSYAVRKVHTIKGLMARKLSLAQLRLESYPPPPPPPSLDADLSLELEQLREERNRLDAELQLSAHLIQQEVGRAREQGEAERRQLNEVAQQLEQELRRAQESLATVGQQLEAARQGQQESTEEAASLRQELTQQQRIYGQALQEKVTEVETRLREQLSDTKRRLNEARREQAKAVISLRQIQHKAAREKERNQELRRLQDEARKEEGQRLARRVQELERDKNLMLQQRLLAVLPSGMNKKSAGCSSQLVGSPDPESPAAAPSGESVKGSLTVLLDNLQGLSEAISREEAICQEDVPSTTCCPSDPCCGEEQ; this is encoded by the exons ATGTGGCCTCATTCTTCTGGGGCCAGGCCTTGGGCTAACGCTTTGAAAGGAATTGACTCAGAAATCATGGCTCGTTGGTACCTAGATGGGCTTCCCAACATCCCTACCATTCCATGGCGAGAACTGTGGAGACCGGGCTCCCTACGGGCCCTCTCACCTCCAGCCCTGAGCTGCAGGGACCGTAGACCCTTGAGGAAG GGGAACGTAGATGCCTGGAGACACGATCCAGAGGCTTCAGATAAGACAGAGATGTTGCCACCTTCAG GTTTTGCTGGGCTGGTTCCTCCCTCTCACTTCCAAGCTCGGCCCCTTCCAACTCTGCCAAGAATGGCCCCGACCTGGGCTTCCGACATTCCCCTGGTCCAATCCAGGGTTGGCCAAGGTGTCGTCGAGAGGCGGTTAGACACTCAGAGGCCTACGGTGACCATGTGGGAACAGGATGTTTGTGGAGATGGACAGGGGACAGGGCGGAGAGGCAG GTCTCTGGAACTGGGGGTCTCCAGCGCCCTGAGCCAGCAGGCCGAGCTGATCTCCTGGCAGCTCCAGGACTTGCGGCGGCTGGAGGAGGAGGTCCGATCGCTACGGGAGACCTCGCTGCAGCAGAAGATGCGGTTGGAGGCGCAGGCTCTGGAGCTGGATGCTCTCGCCGTGGCAGAGAAGGCTGGCCAAGCTGAGGCTGAGGGCCTGCGTGCTGCCTTGGCCGGAGCCGAGATGGTCCGAAAGAACCTGGAGGAGGGGAGCCAGAGGGAGCTGCAGGAGATGCAGAGTCTGCAccaagagcag ATGTCCTCCCTGACCCAGGCTCACCAGAAGGCTCTTGCCAGTCTGACCAGCAAGGCTGAGGACTTGGAGAAGTCTCTGAGTAGCCTGGAAATGAAACGGGCAGGGGAGACCAAGCAGCTGGCTGTGGCCCAGAAGGAGGTGGAGCTGCTTCGGAGTCAACTGAG TAAGACCCAAGAAGAGCTGGAAGCTCAGGTGACCTTGGTCGAAAGTCTGAGGAAGTATGTTGGGGAACAGGTCCCTCCTGAGGTTCAGAGCCAGGCATGGGAGCTGGAACGGAAGGAGCTTCTAGACACCGTGCAG CGCCTGAGGGAGGACCGCACTGACCTCCAGGCCACCGTGGAGTTGCTACAGGTTCGGGTCCAGAGCCTCATGCACATGCTCGCCCTACAGGAAGAGGAGCTGACCAGGAAG ATCCAGCCTTCGGATGCCCTGGAGCCCGAGTTTCCTAAGAAGTACCGATCGCTGCTGCGCTGCTGGCGGGAGAAGGTGTTTGTCCTCATGGTACAGCTCAAGGCCCAGGACCTGGAACACAGGAACTCCATGAAGGGGCTGAGAGACCAG GTAGCAGAGCTGCAGGAACAAGTGAAGTCCCAGAGCCAGGAGCAGGCCATCTTGCGTCGCGCCCTACAAGACAAAGCCGCTGAGCTGGAGGTGGAGCGGATGGGCACCAAG ACCCTGCAGATGGAGCTGAATCAGGCTCAGGAggccagacagaggcaggagcagctgaCAGCCTCTGCTGAGGAGCAGCTGAAGTTCTTGGTCCGTGCCATGAGCAG CACTCAGGCCAACCTCCATAGCACCATGACCAGGGTGAATCAGGCTGTAGCCCGGATTCCCAGCCTCAGCAACCGACTCAGCTATGCTGTCCGTAAGGTCCATACCATTAAGG GTTTGATGGCTCGAAAACTGTCGCTTGCCCAGCTGCGCCTGGAAAG ctatcccccacccccacccccaccctcactgGATGCAGACCTGAGCCTTGAGTTGGAACAGCTACGGGAAGAACGAAATCGCTTGGATGCAGAGCTGCAGCTGAGTGCCCACCTCATCCAGCAAGAAGTGGGCCGGGCACGGGAGCAAG GGGAGGCAGAGCGCCGGCAGCTGAATGAGGTGGCCCagcagctggagcaggagctgcgGCGCGCCCAGGAGTCCCTGGCCACTGTGGGGCAGCAGCTGGAGGCAGCCCGGCAGGGCCAGCAGGAGAGCACAGAGGAAGCCGCCAGCCTccggcaggagctgacacagcaGCAGCGGATCTACGGGCAAG CCCTGCAAGAGAAGGTGACCGAGGTGGAAACGCGGCTGCGGGAGCAGCTCTCAGACACCAAGAGGAGACTGAACGAGGCTCGGAGGGAGCAGGCCAAGGCTG TGATTTCCTTGCGCCAGATCCAGCACAAAGCTGCTCGGGAGAAGGAGCGCAATCAGGAGCTCAGGCGCCTGCAGGATGAGGCCCGGAAGGAGGAAGGGCAGCGGCTGGCCCGGCGAGTGCAGGAGCTGGAGAGGGACAAGAACCTCATGCTG CAGCAGCGCCTGTTAGCCGTGCTTCCCTCGGGAATGAATAAGAAGTCGGCGGGGTGCAGCTCCCAGCTTGTAGGGTCCCCAGATCCCGAGTCTCCAGCAGCTGCACCTTCCGGAGAATCTGTGAAAG GGTCCCTGACTGTCCTGCTCGACAACCTGCAAGGCCTGAGCGAGGCCATTTCCCGAGAGGAGGCTATTTGCCAAGAAGACGTCCCGAGCACCACGTGCTGCCCTTCAGACCCCTGCTGCGGGGAGGAGCAGTGA
- the Cchcr1 gene encoding coiled-coil alpha-helical rod protein 1 isoform X3: protein MWPHSSGARPWANALKGIDSEIMARWYLDGLPNIPTIPWRELWRPGSLRALSPPALSCRDRRPLRKGNVDAWRHDPEASDKTEMLPPSGFAGLVPPSHFQARPLPTLPRMAPTWASDIPLVQSRVGQGVVERRLDTQRPTVTMWEQDVCGDGQGTGRRGRSLELGVSSALSQQAELISWQLQDLRRLEEEVRSLRETSLQQKMRLEAQALELDALAVAEKAGQAEAEGLRAALAGAEMVRKNLEEGSQRELQEMQSLHQEQMSSLTQAHQKALASLTSKAEDLEKSLSSLEMKRAGETKQLAVAQKEVELLRSQLSKTQEELEAQVTLVESLRKYVGEQVPPEVQSQAWELERKELLDTVQRLREDRTDLQATVELLQVRVQSLMHMLALQEEELTRKIQPSDALEPEFPKKYRSLLRCWREKVFVLMVQLKAQDLEHRNSMKGLRDQVAELQEQVKSQSQEQAILRRALQDKAAELEVERMGTKTLQMELNQAQEARQRQEQLTASAEEQLKFLVRAMSSTQANLHSTMTRVNQAVARIPSLSNRLSYAVRKVHTIKGLMARKLSLAQLRLESYPPPPPPPSLDADLSLELEQLREERNRLDAELQLSAHLIQQEVGRAREQGEAERRQLNEVAQQLEQELRRAQESLATVGQQLEAARQGQQESTEEAASLRQELTQQQRIYGQALQEKVTEVETRLREQLSDTKRRLNEARREQAKAVISLRQIQHKAAREKERNQELRRLQDEARKEEGQRLARRVQELERDKNLMLQRLLAVLPSGMNKKSAGCSSQLVGSPDPESPAAAPSGESVKGSLTVLLDNLQGLSEAISREEAICQEDVPSTTCCPSDPCCGEEQ, encoded by the exons ATGTGGCCTCATTCTTCTGGGGCCAGGCCTTGGGCTAACGCTTTGAAAGGAATTGACTCAGAAATCATGGCTCGTTGGTACCTAGATGGGCTTCCCAACATCCCTACCATTCCATGGCGAGAACTGTGGAGACCGGGCTCCCTACGGGCCCTCTCACCTCCAGCCCTGAGCTGCAGGGACCGTAGACCCTTGAGGAAG GGGAACGTAGATGCCTGGAGACACGATCCAGAGGCTTCAGATAAGACAGAGATGTTGCCACCTTCAG GTTTTGCTGGGCTGGTTCCTCCCTCTCACTTCCAAGCTCGGCCCCTTCCAACTCTGCCAAGAATGGCCCCGACCTGGGCTTCCGACATTCCCCTGGTCCAATCCAGGGTTGGCCAAGGTGTCGTCGAGAGGCGGTTAGACACTCAGAGGCCTACGGTGACCATGTGGGAACAGGATGTTTGTGGAGATGGACAGGGGACAGGGCGGAGAGGCAG GTCTCTGGAACTGGGGGTCTCCAGCGCCCTGAGCCAGCAGGCCGAGCTGATCTCCTGGCAGCTCCAGGACTTGCGGCGGCTGGAGGAGGAGGTCCGATCGCTACGGGAGACCTCGCTGCAGCAGAAGATGCGGTTGGAGGCGCAGGCTCTGGAGCTGGATGCTCTCGCCGTGGCAGAGAAGGCTGGCCAAGCTGAGGCTGAGGGCCTGCGTGCTGCCTTGGCCGGAGCCGAGATGGTCCGAAAGAACCTGGAGGAGGGGAGCCAGAGGGAGCTGCAGGAGATGCAGAGTCTGCAccaagagcag ATGTCCTCCCTGACCCAGGCTCACCAGAAGGCTCTTGCCAGTCTGACCAGCAAGGCTGAGGACTTGGAGAAGTCTCTGAGTAGCCTGGAAATGAAACGGGCAGGGGAGACCAAGCAGCTGGCTGTGGCCCAGAAGGAGGTGGAGCTGCTTCGGAGTCAACTGAG TAAGACCCAAGAAGAGCTGGAAGCTCAGGTGACCTTGGTCGAAAGTCTGAGGAAGTATGTTGGGGAACAGGTCCCTCCTGAGGTTCAGAGCCAGGCATGGGAGCTGGAACGGAAGGAGCTTCTAGACACCGTGCAG CGCCTGAGGGAGGACCGCACTGACCTCCAGGCCACCGTGGAGTTGCTACAGGTTCGGGTCCAGAGCCTCATGCACATGCTCGCCCTACAGGAAGAGGAGCTGACCAGGAAG ATCCAGCCTTCGGATGCCCTGGAGCCCGAGTTTCCTAAGAAGTACCGATCGCTGCTGCGCTGCTGGCGGGAGAAGGTGTTTGTCCTCATGGTACAGCTCAAGGCCCAGGACCTGGAACACAGGAACTCCATGAAGGGGCTGAGAGACCAG GTAGCAGAGCTGCAGGAACAAGTGAAGTCCCAGAGCCAGGAGCAGGCCATCTTGCGTCGCGCCCTACAAGACAAAGCCGCTGAGCTGGAGGTGGAGCGGATGGGCACCAAG ACCCTGCAGATGGAGCTGAATCAGGCTCAGGAggccagacagaggcaggagcagctgaCAGCCTCTGCTGAGGAGCAGCTGAAGTTCTTGGTCCGTGCCATGAGCAG CACTCAGGCCAACCTCCATAGCACCATGACCAGGGTGAATCAGGCTGTAGCCCGGATTCCCAGCCTCAGCAACCGACTCAGCTATGCTGTCCGTAAGGTCCATACCATTAAGG GTTTGATGGCTCGAAAACTGTCGCTTGCCCAGCTGCGCCTGGAAAG ctatcccccacccccacccccaccctcactgGATGCAGACCTGAGCCTTGAGTTGGAACAGCTACGGGAAGAACGAAATCGCTTGGATGCAGAGCTGCAGCTGAGTGCCCACCTCATCCAGCAAGAAGTGGGCCGGGCACGGGAGCAAG GGGAGGCAGAGCGCCGGCAGCTGAATGAGGTGGCCCagcagctggagcaggagctgcgGCGCGCCCAGGAGTCCCTGGCCACTGTGGGGCAGCAGCTGGAGGCAGCCCGGCAGGGCCAGCAGGAGAGCACAGAGGAAGCCGCCAGCCTccggcaggagctgacacagcaGCAGCGGATCTACGGGCAAG CCCTGCAAGAGAAGGTGACCGAGGTGGAAACGCGGCTGCGGGAGCAGCTCTCAGACACCAAGAGGAGACTGAACGAGGCTCGGAGGGAGCAGGCCAAGGCTG TGATTTCCTTGCGCCAGATCCAGCACAAAGCTGCTCGGGAGAAGGAGCGCAATCAGGAGCTCAGGCGCCTGCAGGATGAGGCCCGGAAGGAGGAAGGGCAGCGGCTGGCCCGGCGAGTGCAGGAGCTGGAGAGGGACAAGAACCTCATGCTG CAGCGCCTGTTAGCCGTGCTTCCCTCGGGAATGAATAAGAAGTCGGCGGGGTGCAGCTCCCAGCTTGTAGGGTCCCCAGATCCCGAGTCTCCAGCAGCTGCACCTTCCGGAGAATCTGTGAAAG GGTCCCTGACTGTCCTGCTCGACAACCTGCAAGGCCTGAGCGAGGCCATTTCCCGAGAGGAGGCTATTTGCCAAGAAGACGTCCCGAGCACCACGTGCTGCCCTTCAGACCCCTGCTGCGGGGAGGAGCAGTGA
- the Cchcr1 gene encoding coiled-coil alpha-helical rod protein 1 isoform X4, whose amino-acid sequence MLPPSGFAGLVPPSHFQARPLPTLPRMAPTWASDIPLVQSRVGQGVVERRLDTQRPTVTMWEQDVCGDGQGTGRRGRSLELGVSSALSQQAELISWQLQDLRRLEEEVRSLRETSLQQKMRLEAQALELDALAVAEKAGQAEAEGLRAALAGAEMVRKNLEEGSQRELQEMQSLHQEQMSSLTQAHQKALASLTSKAEDLEKSLSSLEMKRAGETKQLAVAQKEVELLRSQLSKTQEELEAQVTLVESLRKYVGEQVPPEVQSQAWELERKELLDTVQRLREDRTDLQATVELLQVRVQSLMHMLALQEEELTRKIQPSDALEPEFPKKYRSLLRCWREKVFVLMVQLKAQDLEHRNSMKGLRDQVAELQEQVKSQSQEQAILRRALQDKAAELEVERMGTKTLQMELNQAQEARQRQEQLTASAEEQLKFLVRAMSSTQANLHSTMTRVNQAVARIPSLSNRLSYAVRKVHTIKGLMARKLSLAQLRLESYPPPPPPPSLDADLSLELEQLREERNRLDAELQLSAHLIQQEVGRAREQGEAERRQLNEVAQQLEQELRRAQESLATVGQQLEAARQGQQESTEEAASLRQELTQQQRIYGQALQEKVTEVETRLREQLSDTKRRLNEARREQAKAVISLRQIQHKAAREKERNQELRRLQDEARKEEGQRLARRVQELERDKNLMLATLKQEGLLSRYKQQRLLAVLPSGMNKKSAGCSSQLVGSPDPESPAAAPSGESVKGSLTVLLDNLQGLSEAISREEAICQEDVPSTTCCPSDPCCGEEQ is encoded by the exons ATGTTGCCACCTTCAG GTTTTGCTGGGCTGGTTCCTCCCTCTCACTTCCAAGCTCGGCCCCTTCCAACTCTGCCAAGAATGGCCCCGACCTGGGCTTCCGACATTCCCCTGGTCCAATCCAGGGTTGGCCAAGGTGTCGTCGAGAGGCGGTTAGACACTCAGAGGCCTACGGTGACCATGTGGGAACAGGATGTTTGTGGAGATGGACAGGGGACAGGGCGGAGAGGCAG GTCTCTGGAACTGGGGGTCTCCAGCGCCCTGAGCCAGCAGGCCGAGCTGATCTCCTGGCAGCTCCAGGACTTGCGGCGGCTGGAGGAGGAGGTCCGATCGCTACGGGAGACCTCGCTGCAGCAGAAGATGCGGTTGGAGGCGCAGGCTCTGGAGCTGGATGCTCTCGCCGTGGCAGAGAAGGCTGGCCAAGCTGAGGCTGAGGGCCTGCGTGCTGCCTTGGCCGGAGCCGAGATGGTCCGAAAGAACCTGGAGGAGGGGAGCCAGAGGGAGCTGCAGGAGATGCAGAGTCTGCAccaagagcag ATGTCCTCCCTGACCCAGGCTCACCAGAAGGCTCTTGCCAGTCTGACCAGCAAGGCTGAGGACTTGGAGAAGTCTCTGAGTAGCCTGGAAATGAAACGGGCAGGGGAGACCAAGCAGCTGGCTGTGGCCCAGAAGGAGGTGGAGCTGCTTCGGAGTCAACTGAG TAAGACCCAAGAAGAGCTGGAAGCTCAGGTGACCTTGGTCGAAAGTCTGAGGAAGTATGTTGGGGAACAGGTCCCTCCTGAGGTTCAGAGCCAGGCATGGGAGCTGGAACGGAAGGAGCTTCTAGACACCGTGCAG CGCCTGAGGGAGGACCGCACTGACCTCCAGGCCACCGTGGAGTTGCTACAGGTTCGGGTCCAGAGCCTCATGCACATGCTCGCCCTACAGGAAGAGGAGCTGACCAGGAAG ATCCAGCCTTCGGATGCCCTGGAGCCCGAGTTTCCTAAGAAGTACCGATCGCTGCTGCGCTGCTGGCGGGAGAAGGTGTTTGTCCTCATGGTACAGCTCAAGGCCCAGGACCTGGAACACAGGAACTCCATGAAGGGGCTGAGAGACCAG GTAGCAGAGCTGCAGGAACAAGTGAAGTCCCAGAGCCAGGAGCAGGCCATCTTGCGTCGCGCCCTACAAGACAAAGCCGCTGAGCTGGAGGTGGAGCGGATGGGCACCAAG ACCCTGCAGATGGAGCTGAATCAGGCTCAGGAggccagacagaggcaggagcagctgaCAGCCTCTGCTGAGGAGCAGCTGAAGTTCTTGGTCCGTGCCATGAGCAG CACTCAGGCCAACCTCCATAGCACCATGACCAGGGTGAATCAGGCTGTAGCCCGGATTCCCAGCCTCAGCAACCGACTCAGCTATGCTGTCCGTAAGGTCCATACCATTAAGG GTTTGATGGCTCGAAAACTGTCGCTTGCCCAGCTGCGCCTGGAAAG ctatcccccacccccacccccaccctcactgGATGCAGACCTGAGCCTTGAGTTGGAACAGCTACGGGAAGAACGAAATCGCTTGGATGCAGAGCTGCAGCTGAGTGCCCACCTCATCCAGCAAGAAGTGGGCCGGGCACGGGAGCAAG GGGAGGCAGAGCGCCGGCAGCTGAATGAGGTGGCCCagcagctggagcaggagctgcgGCGCGCCCAGGAGTCCCTGGCCACTGTGGGGCAGCAGCTGGAGGCAGCCCGGCAGGGCCAGCAGGAGAGCACAGAGGAAGCCGCCAGCCTccggcaggagctgacacagcaGCAGCGGATCTACGGGCAAG CCCTGCAAGAGAAGGTGACCGAGGTGGAAACGCGGCTGCGGGAGCAGCTCTCAGACACCAAGAGGAGACTGAACGAGGCTCGGAGGGAGCAGGCCAAGGCTG TGATTTCCTTGCGCCAGATCCAGCACAAAGCTGCTCGGGAGAAGGAGCGCAATCAGGAGCTCAGGCGCCTGCAGGATGAGGCCCGGAAGGAGGAAGGGCAGCGGCTGGCCCGGCGAGTGCAGGAGCTGGAGAGGGACAAGAACCTCATGCTG GCCACCTTGAAGCAGGAGGGTCTCCTCTCCCGTTACAAGCAGCAGCGCCTGTTAGCCGTGCTTCCCTCGGGAATGAATAAGAAGTCGGCGGGGTGCAGCTCCCAGCTTGTAGGGTCCCCAGATCCCGAGTCTCCAGCAGCTGCACCTTCCGGAGAATCTGTGAAAG GGTCCCTGACTGTCCTGCTCGACAACCTGCAAGGCCTGAGCGAGGCCATTTCCCGAGAGGAGGCTATTTGCCAAGAAGACGTCCCGAGCACCACGTGCTGCCCTTCAGACCCCTGCTGCGGGGAGGAGCAGTGA
- the Psors1c2 gene encoding psoriasis susceptibility 1 candidate gene 2 protein, producing the protein MMLNWKLLGLLVLCLCAGGISGSEDPSPRPTEAQEEKDSPALPLGPPIPGDPWPGAPPLFDEPPPPGANRPWRDLPNAGAWPPEPPSTDPPQPPLPDDPWPAGTQPPENPWPPAPEMDHGSQEEPDLDPPQEEFR; encoded by the exons ATGATGCTCAACTGGAAGCTGCTGGGGCTCCTGGTCCTTTGCCTGTGTGCTGGAG gCATCTCAGGCAGTGAGGACCCCTCTCCCAGACCCACAGAAGCCCAAGAAGAAAAGGACTCCCCAGCATTGCCATTGGGCCCCCCAATCCCTGGTGACCCCTGGCCAGGAGCACCTCCTCTGTTTGATGAGCCTCCACCTCCAGGCGCCAACCGCCCCTGGAGAGATCTGCCTAATGCCGGTGCCTGGCCCCCAGAGCCCCCTAGCACTGATCCCCCTCAGCCTCCTCTGCCTGATGACCCCTGGCCAGCAGGAACCCAGCCCCCAGAAAACCCCTGGCCACCTGCCCCTGAAATGGACCACGGATCTCAGGAGGAACCTGACCTCGACCCACCCCAGGAAGAGTTCAGATAG